One bacterium genomic window, GCGGACGTCGTCGCTTACCCGGAAAGCGAAACCGCCCGGCAAGCCTCGGTCGGCGGCTTCGGGAGGATGGACGAGGTCGAGGGGTTGGCCCACAGGCAGCGGGTGGATGCTCCTGCTTCACTGAAAGGTGAGCTGGCTGCCATCCTCGGCACCGGTCTTGAGGTCAGCAGGGCCTCTTCGGGGGCTTTCGATCCGACCCTCGGGGAAGTCATCGCGCTCTGGGGCTTCGACTCCGAAAAGCCCCATCTTCCGGAACCGGATGATCTGTCGGATGCCCTGGGACGGGCGGGTTATCGAAGGCTCGACCCCGCGGTCCCTGGTTCCGTTTCTCCTTTTGGAAACAGCCCTCCCATCTGGCTCGATCTGGGAGGCGTGGCCAAGGGGTACGCGGTGGACGAGGCCGTGAAATCGCTTCGGGGAAGGGGGGTGAGCGGCGGTATCGTCAACGCCGGGGGCGATCTGAGAACCTTCGGGTCCAAACCTGGCGGGAAGCCCTGGAAGATCGGTGTCCAGGACCCTGACCATCCCCAGGAGCTTGCCGGGGTCCTGACCCTTCGGGAGGCGGCCGTGGCGACCTCAGGTGATTACCAGCGGTATTTCGAGGAAGGGGGAGTGCGTTACCACCACATCCTGGATCCGGCCACAGGATACCCTGCCCGCTCCGGGCTGAGAGGAACCACGGTGATCGCGCCGGACTGCGCCCTGGCCGACGCCTTGGCCACGGCGGCCTTTGTCCTGGGCCCGGAAAAGGGCCTGAAGCTGCTGGAGGAGTGGGACGGGGTCGAAGGGGTGCTGATCACTGACGGCGGGGAGATCCTGACCACCTCGGGAATAGGAAAGAGCATTCCCTTTGAAAAGCGGTAGGGAATGAGATTCTGGTGTCTGGTGTCCGGGAAAACCAGACGCGGTGACACGGGGACACGGTGACGCGGGGAACCACAGATACAATATAGTAAACCTGGGATCGCTTCACCTGGTCCACGGTTCGCGATGACATAACGGTCGTCATTGCGAGTACCCTGAGTTCGTCGAAGGGGACGTGGCAATCCCGAATTATGGTGACCACAGAACCCGGGAGTTAAAGCACTTCTACTTCTGGATTCCGGATATCAGATCCTGGATCGAGACCTGAGATATGAGATCTGAGATATGAGATCTGAGATAAACACGCGCCCCAAATTCATGGACGCTATGTTATTCGTTGCCCTGGTCACGCTGACGGCGTTCGCGCCGCGGCTGCTTCCGGCAGGATCGGCAGGTAGCACCCTCACGGTGAGGACCACCGGGGGTGTCGTCACGGTCAGTCTGGCCAAAGATGCCGTTCATCCTGTCGACGGACCACTGGGCCAGGCGCGGCTTGTTGTTGCCGATGGTCGGGCCCACCTTCAGAACGCGCCGTGTCCCCTGAAAATATGCGAAGGGATGGGGCCTGTGGGAATGGCGGGTGAGGTTATCGTCTGCCTGCCCAACCGGATCGCGGTCAGGGTGGACGGAAAGGGGGAGGTCGATGCGGTCTCCCGTTAAAGGAGTGTTCCTTCGGAACGTGTCGGAGTGTCGGGGTATCGGTGTGTCGGAGTTTGGAGGTCGAATGTGGCGGAGTGTCGGGGTATCGGTGTGTCGGAGTAAAACCTTTATTACCATAGAATTGATTATCGAATGGTAATTGGTCCATGTACAGAGCGAAGGAAGCAGAAAGTGGGGATGGGGCATGCCTCCAGGTTGACGACCCTGGCCATGCTCATCGCCGCGGCGTTCGCACTGGCCTCCCTGGAACGTGTTTTCCCCAACCCGTTCCCCATGGTGCGCCTGGGGCTGGGCAACATCATGACCATTGCTGCCTTCGTCATCCTGGGAGTTTCCGGCGGCGTCTGGGTCAGCGTTGGGCGGGTTGTCCTCGTGGCCCTGCTCTGGGGAGGGCTGTTCTCACCATCGGCTGTCCTGTCGGCAGCAGGGGGTGCGGCAAGTCTCGCCGTGATGGTGCCGCTGCTCCTGTCAGGGCGG contains:
- a CDS encoding FAD:protein FMN transferase, translated to MMGTLADVVAYPESETARQASVGGFGRMDEVEGLAHRQRVDAPASLKGELAAILGTGLEVSRASSGAFDPTLGEVIALWGFDSEKPHLPEPDDLSDALGRAGYRRLDPAVPGSVSPFGNSPPIWLDLGGVAKGYAVDEAVKSLRGRGVSGGIVNAGGDLRTFGSKPGGKPWKIGVQDPDHPQELAGVLTLREAAVATSGDYQRYFEEGGVRYHHILDPATGYPARSGLRGTTVIAPDCALADALATAAFVLGPEKGLKLLEEWDGVEGVLITDGGEILTTSGIGKSIPFEKR
- a CDS encoding Gx transporter family protein, with product MGHASRLTTLAMLIAAAFALASLERVFPNPFPMVRLGLGNIMTIAAFVILGVSGGVWVSVGRVVLVALLWGGLFSPSAVLSAAGGAASLAVMVPLLLSGRFSLYGISMGGAYAHVAGQLAVASLLYVRSTGLLYLVPVMGTAAILTGVFNAWVASKLATVFRNQESGISRNTKAV
- a CDS encoding NusG domain II-containing protein, whose product is MRSEINTRPKFMDAMLFVALVTLTAFAPRLLPAGSAGSTLTVRTTGGVVTVSLAKDAVHPVDGPLGQARLVVADGRAHLQNAPCPLKICEGMGPVGMAGEVIVCLPNRIAVRVDGKGEVDAVSR